In the Limanda limanda chromosome 10, fLimLim1.1, whole genome shotgun sequence genome, one interval contains:
- the LOC133012241 gene encoding E3 ubiquitin-protein ligase RNF12-B-like: protein MATNRERMLMELARIDMAEDLIVTFYVMRREQEQRRRRRQRSNYDKPSTARMPMDKGPLPSTSSSPEASPDPSTSSSPESSPEPSTSSSLESSPEPSTSSIPEASPEPSIPSPEVFVQASTSASLRPSLPASFTPSTAPASMMLLSPLSHTAKKRKRKGEHDDGGLARDRGDLEERRLALLGNVSQPDEFARFCQTVEDMVTMPPEKRPTAMSRLSYLLKHYY, encoded by the exons atgGCAACTAACAGAGAAAGGATGTTGATGGAGCTGGCGCGAATTGACATGGCAGAGGACTTGATAGTTACCTTTTATGTTATGAGACGAGAAcaagaacagaggaggagacggaggcaGAGGTCCAACTACGACAAG CCCTCAACTGCCAGGATGCCCATGGACAAAGGACCATTGCCAtccacctcctcatcacctGAGGCCTCCCCCGACCCAtccacctcttcatcacctgaGTCCTCCCCCGAGCCAtccacctcttcatcacttGAGTCCTCCCCCGAGCCATCCACCTCTTCAATACCTGAGGCCTCCCCCGAGCCATCCATCCCCTCACCCGAGGTCTTTGTCCAGGCATCCACTTCAGCTTCTCTGCGGCCCAGTTTACCGGCTTCGTTCACCCCGTCCACCGCTCCAGCCTCCATGATGCTGCTATCTCCTCTGTCCCACACagcaaaaaagaggaaaagaaagggggAGCATGATGACGGTGGCCTCGCCCGTGACAGGGGCGATTTGGAGGAGCGCAGGCTGGCGCTATTAGGGAACGTGTCGCAGCCAGATGAATTCGCCAGATTTTGCCAAACTGTGGAGGACATGGTGACAATGCCACCAGAGAAACGGCCTACTGCGATGAGCAGGTTAAGCTATTTGCTTAAGCATTATTACTAG
- the LOC133011839 gene encoding centrosome and spindle pole associated protein 1-like produces MVMDDELEIFIRERKARVAEDKASLQRDPPYMEIKAKPNRAYELTVKENIPPKSVAQRQEENLGLPLGVEYERKKQRLQHELRLDFSHYMAQKKLFDPAAPGPFIHLNNGVSIKQLLEDRTGVVPKQRASSRRDAATLTEEPRGLQRVLHLTEVKTCPEEEEASRHHPRVGRPVELETEEDEYLKEELELMKGRRNRYTGIDASHEKRQTNGTDGREKTENPFSFAREGRRSRTQAKNVDAEFATGLKIGAADTDEALRRRKEHYRHELQEQIAEQHMNKKREKDLELNVAATGMNDPQKQLDRFRQLGLSRRRYPQVSEPSATGESESSSSRGFHNNEKIGVRERETSPPEQPHVAFQSPLLEYSSSLGLGGGSLSPSSQPAAPSFPRAMDTPRIPLFPPHPPSSVREPCRSLYGEPHYCYCNRNLLDPNMAYYGHLPVPAAGHPISYWNRPPGAAVPSQLGNHSPHSHHSGSSFPEPPLQPSSEPATVDSCSSVFPSESSRSNRKRNQSYRDALKEQIQEQKERKRLEREEQEQHEAQLEAYTKNHQPWGRGGGGAPLRDSTGNLIADLHQMHRLNEEAYTNPEEGQRKAAATVLARQTEQPEPIERISGFTHVHTPQFARGKVFADQPTQHHLHEQDTYKACLKQQIEEKMRKKAEEKEKTRQEEEKEEKRLAEQRARIQREYEEEEEKKKRKEMEQKAKNEELIQLAEQRKKEAEKKKKEVEEKENAALRRQNEMERQTRVEEVCREPSPPIPTLQKKHGSHRYTPRPPTVDSQRSTAPLSECSLSGTQSPPVPARRNQLRASGDQRDVFSELSALRRHLRSEQKRLEQDELEELDSPLSDRYQEPPLVDVFDMASMRLPAPARRPNSRNIEPRNLLRIHDSLPLTYTDGKSRLGSCDVPLEEVGVSSRRRYDHRDPTQQLSSQRTTVLDDYFDLSPQHQNGYLRSVMGRSPRGSLLESDRVFIEPLGDALLLPPYPDIQRTSQLSARERRRQAKQSQHPQERAASSQCDDYSTHAGDRLQQEVEHSEGRSPNSARHRTALSRRGNKAGPVDLSDDDSSPTQSSSRNLNHQCSIETVATDPWMRPGTSDILKCLDHPSRRERLAT; encoded by the exons ATGGTGATGGATGATGAGCTGGAGATCTTCATCAGGGAGCGGAAGGCGAGAGTGGCTGAGGATAAAGCCAGTCTACAACGAGACCCTCCTTATATGGAAATAAAG GCAAAACCCAACAGAGCCTATGAGTTGACTGTTAAGGAGAACATCCCTCCCAAGTCTGTTGCCCAGAGACAAG AGGAGAATTTGGGTCTGCCGCTCGGTGTAGAATACgagaggaagaagcagaggctgcagcatGAGCTACGTTTGGACTTCAGCCACTACATGGCTCAG AAAAAACTCTTTGACCCTGCAGCACCTGGACCTTTTATTCACCTCAACAACGGGGTGTCTATCAAG CAACTGCTTGAAGACCGGACAGGCGTTGTTCCCAAACAGCGAGCCTCTTCTCGGAGGGATGCAGCCACCCTGACAGAGGAACCAAGGGGGCTGCAGAGGGTTCTGCACCTCACGGAGGTTAAGACCTgtcctgaggaggaagaggcttcTAGGCATCACCCCAGGGTGGGGAGGCCTGTGGAgctggaaacagaggaagatgagTATTtaaaggaggagctggagctgatgaAAGGCAGAAGAAACAGATATACAGGGATTGATGCCAGTCATGAGAAGAGACAAACCAATGGGACTGATGGCAG GGAGAAGACGGAGAATCCATTCAGCTTTGCCAGAGAAGGCAGGAGATCGAGAACACAAGCCAAAAATGTGGATGCTGAGTTTGCTACTGGTCTGAAAATAG GAGCGGCAGATACAGATGAGGCTTtgcggaggaggaaggagcattACAGACATGAGCTGCAGGAGCAGATCGCTGAACAACACATGAACAAGAAAAG GGAGAAAGATTTGGAGCTGAATGTTGCTGCAACGGGGATGAATGATCCTCAGAAACAG CTGGACCGATTCAGGCAGCTTGGACTAAGCAGGAGAAGATATCCTCAGGTCTCAGAGCCTTCAGCAACAGGAGAGAGCGAATCATCATCATCGAGAGGTTTCCACAATAATGAGAAGATTGGTGTTCgagaaagagaaacatctcCTCCTGAGCAGCCTCATGTGGCCTTCCAGTCCCCGCTGCTTGAGTACAGCTCTTCCCTGGGTCTGGGAGGTGGAAGTCTGTCTCCCAGCAGTCAGCCGGCTGCCCCCTCCTTCCCCAGAGCCATGGACACTCCAAG AATTCCTCTGTTCCCTCCACATCCTCCCTCATCAGTCAGAGAACCCTGCAGGAGCCTGTATGGGGAGCCCCATTACTGCTATTGCAACAGAAACCTGCTTGACCCAAACATGGCCTACT ATGGTCATTTGCCTGTTCCTGCCGCTGGCCATCCCATCTCCTACTGGAACAGGCCACCAGGGGCTGCTGTGCCTAGTCAGCTTGGTAACCACAGTCCTCACAGTCACCACAGTGGTAGCAGCTTCCCTGAACCACCATTACA GCCCAGTAGTGAACCTGCCACAGTGGACTCATGCAGCAGTGTTTTCCCTTCAGAGAGTTCCAGgtcaaacagaaagagaaatcaAAGCTACAGAGACGCTCTCAAAGAACAG ATCcaggagcagaaggagaggaaacgtctggagagagaggagcaagaGCAACATGAGGCGCAGCTGGAGGCCTACACGAAGAACCACCAGCCGTGGGggcgaggtggaggaggagccccTCTTAGAGACAGCACCGGAAATCTAATTG CTGATCTCCACCAGATGCACAGGCTGAATGAGGAGGCCTACACCAACCCGGAGGAAGGGCAGAGGAAAGCCGCTGCCACCGTGTTGGCACGACAGACGGAGCAGCCTGAGCCCATCGAAAGAATCTCCG GTTTCACACACGTCCATACCCCCCAGTTTGCCAGAGGCAAAGTGTTTGCCGACCAGCCCACCCAGCACCATCTCCATGAGCAGGACACGTACAAAGCTTGCCTCAAACAGCAG attgaAGAGAAAATGCGTAAAAAGgcagaggaaaaggagaagaccagacaggaggaggagaaggaggagaagaggctggCAGAGCAGAGAGCTCGCATCCAAAGGGAgtatgaggaagaagaagaaaagaaaaaacgaaAGGAAATGGAG CAAAAGGCCAAGAATGAAGAGCTGATTCAGCTGGCTgaacagaggaagaaggaagccgagaagaagaagaaggaagtagaggagaaggagaatgcAGCACTTAGAAGGCAGaatgagatggagagacagaccCGGGTGGAGGAG GTGTGCAGGGAGCCTTCTCCTCCAATCCCCACCCTGCAGAAGAAACATGGGTCACACCGATACACCCCCAGACCCCCGACTGTTGACAGCCAACGTTCCACTGCTCCCCTGTCT GAGTGTTCTTTGTCTGGTACCCAGTCACCTCCTGTGCCTGCTCGTAGGAACCAGCTTCGAGCTTCAG GTGACCAGCGTGACGTGTTCAGCGAGCTGTCAGCTTTGCGTCGGCATCTTCGCAGTGAACAGAAGCGGTTGGAGCAGGACGAATTGGAGGAGTTAGATTCTCCACTGAGTGACAG ATATCAGGAGCCTCCCCTGGTGGATGTGTTCGATATGGCCAGCATGCGGCTCCCAGCTCCAGCCCGAAGACCCAACTCCAGAAACATTGAGCCCAGAAATCTGCTGCGGATCCACGACTCCCTGCCGCTCACCTACACAG ATGGGAAGTCGAGGCTGGGCTCCTGTGACGTTCCACTGGAGGAAGTTGgtgtgagcagcaggagaagataCGACCACAGGGATCCAactcagcagctcagcagccaGAGGACGACTGTCCTGGACG ATTATTTTGACCTGTCCCCTCAACATCAAAATGGTTATCTG AGGAGTGTGATGGGGCGATCTCCAAGGGGTTCTCTGCTGGAGTCGGACAGAGTGTTCATTG agccCCTAGGTGATGCCCTTCTACTTCCGCCGTACCCAGACATCCAGAGAACCTCCCAGCTATCGgccagggagaggaggagacaggccAAACAGTCACAGCATCCTCAG GAACGAGCTGCTTCTAGCCAGTGTGACGACTACTCCACTCACGCAGGTGACAGGCTGCAACAGGAGGTGGAGCACAGCGAGGGAAGGAGCCCAAACAGTGCACGGCATCGGACGGCTCTCAGTCGTCGTGGTAACAAAGCCG GACCAGTGGATCTGTCTGATGATGACTCCTCCCCTACTCAGTCCTCTTCTCGCAATCTTAACCATCAATGCTCCATAGAAACTGTCGCCACAGATCCCTGGATGCGCCCGGGGACATCGGACATCCTGAAATGTTTGGACCATCCATCTAGGAGGGAACGGTTGGCCACGTAG